The sequence ATAGCGCTAGATACTCCGGCGTGCGGCATTCGACCGCGCGGTTGGCACGTCTTTGGCACGGTCGAATAAATTCGACCGCTCCATATAGGAGCGCTACAGGCCGGTGTAGACCGGGCCGCCGCCGCCTTCGGGCGGCACCCAATCGATGATCTGGTACGGATCCATGATGTCGCACGTCTTGCAGTGGACGCAGTTCGCGAAGTTGATCTGGAGTCGCTTGCCGGAGTCGGCGAAGCCGTCTTTGGCGATCGGCGGTGCGCCGGTCGCGGCCGGGATCATCTCATAGACCGCAGCCGGACAGAAGTACTGGCACGGGTTGCCGTACTCCGCGGCGCAGCGCGTCGCGCAGACATCGGTGTCCGCGACCAGCAGGTGGCAGGGCGAGTCCTCGTCGTGCGAGGTGCCGCTGCGGAAGACGTCATCCAGTTTGTTGAACGTCAGCTTATTGTCGTAGACGGGGCGTTCGAAGCCGGGCACGTTGCGCCCGAAATAATCGACCAGCTTCTCCATGCGCTCGTAGCCGGCTTTGCCCGGCAACCGATCGTGGATGCCGAAACCGCGCCCGCCGGTGATCATGCCGAGCGAAACGTTGAACAGACCGGCGAGCCGGCCCGCATCAAACCCTTGATGGAAATTGCGCGCCGGATAGAGATCCGAGCGGATCCACGACGACTCGATGCGCTGCTGATATGGCGCCAGCCCCGCCGCTGACGAATCGCCCTTGACGATCGCCTCGTAGATCGTCTCTGCGGCGAGCATGCCCGACTTCATCGCGAGGTGGATGCCTTTGAGTTTGAGCGGGTTGAGCATGCCGGCGGTGTCGCCGATCAGCAGTACGCCGTCGGCGTACGGCCGCGGCATCGCAAACCAGCCGCCTTCGGGGATCGCCTTGGCGCCGTAGCGGAACATCTGGCCATCGGATAGCAGCTTGGCAACGCTTGGGTGCTGCTTGAATTTCTGGAACTCGGCGTGCGGCTCGAGCAACGGGTTCTCATAGTCGAGCCCGACCACAAATCCGACATCCCAGATGTCGTCCGCCATAGAGTAGATGAAGCCGCCGCCGAACGTGTCGTTGTCGAGCGGCTCGCCCAGCGTGTGGATCACTTGGCCCGCGGGCGTCGAGCCCTTGGGCATCTGCCACAGCTCCTTGATGCCTATTGAATAGACTTGTGGATGTTTGCCGTCCGTCAGTTGTGGCAATTTGCGGCCAAGCTGCTTGGCAAGCGTGCCGCGCGGGCCTTCGCCCAGCACGGTCACCTTCGCGATGAGATCAGGACCCGGTTCGTAGTTGCGTTTGGGCTGGCGATTCTTGTCCAAACCTTTGTCGCCGACGCGCACGCCGATGACGCGTTCACCGTCGAGCAGGATCTCCTGGCCCGGAAATTCGGGGAAGACTTGGACGCCGAGCTTTTCGGCCTGCTCCGCCAGCCACTTGACGAGTTTGTTGAGGCTGGCGACGTACTTGCCGCTATTGTTCATCATCGGCGGCTGGATAGGGGCTTTGATGTGGCCGCCTTTGGTCATGAACCACAGCGCGTCGGAGGTGACCGGCGATTCGACCGGACATCCGGCGGCGAGAAAATCGCCGAACAGCTCTCGCATGCCGCGCGGATCCATCACCGCGCCGGAAATGCCATGGTCGCCGATCGCGCGCGCTTTGTCGATGACAAGGATGTTGTCGGTCGACAGCTCGGGGCCGGGCTTGGAGCCCGCCTTGACCGCGGCGTTGTGCTCGGCGTAGAGTTGCGCGAGCCTGATGGCGCCGGCAAGACTGGCCGGCCCTGCACCGACGAATACCGCATCAAGCTCGAGCAGATCTCGTTCTTGCGCCATGGGTTCTCCGCCGCCGCGAGCGCTAGTTAGAGCATTGCGCCGGTCGACTTGGCGACCGTCGCGCTGCCGTTGACCGCGTTGACCGCGTAATCGCCGTCGGGCAATGTCTTGCCCTTGAACGGCATGACGATGCTGATGAAACCCGTCGTCGTGCGCGGCGGGATGGTGAGCAGGATCGCCGCCTTGGTCGTCGGCATCTTGGGCGGACCGATCGTGAATCCGTCGATATCGACCTTCGTATCTGCCGCGTTGGTCAACGCGAACGTCACTTCGTAGTGCACTCCGCCGCTGGCGACCTGCACCGCAGAGACCTCGACGCCGTCGACGGTCGCGCCGCCTTTGGGATCCTTGATGTCGAGCGGCACGAACGGCAGATCGGTGGGCGGCAGGTCGGCGCTGCCCGAGGTGAGCTTGTCGCCTTTATCGTCCTCGAACGTCATCGTCACGGCTTTGACGTAGCCGGCATCTTTCTTGGTCTTGAACGCGACCAGCGTCACGTCGGTGGTGGCGCCCGGCGCGATCGTGATCGCCAGCTTGTCATCGCCGATCGCGACGCCGGCGTCGCTCGCGACGGAAAGCTTCGAGAGTGTGATCGCTTTGGCGGATGGATTCTTGAGCGCGAAGGCGAGCTCGAGGAAGCGCGGCGCTTTGACCGGATCGGTTTCGGACCCGTCATACGCGTAGCGCCCGGTGGCGCTTACAACGGTGAGCGCGTCCGAGGCGCCCGGAGAGGCCGAAGAATACGCGAGCGCGCCGCTACCCAGCGGACCGGGAGAGCCGTTGAGCGCACCCGACGACTGCGGTCCGGGGGCAGGCGGTCCGGGGACCGGCGGCGGGCCGAAGCCCGCGTTCTGGCTGCAGGCCGTGAAAAGGGCCGCGGCCGCGCACAGCGCCGCCGCGACGTAGAACGCACTCTTGGACATAGGCGCGGCGTCTTCGTCGAGCCCCTCCCCATCGCCTGCGGGACGCGCCCGCGCCGCAGTTAAGCGTCGATTAGAACACCACTTCGTCGATGTAGCACCAGCGCCAGTCTTCGCCGGGCTGGAACGACTGCACGATCGGATGCTTCGTCGCATGGAAATGCTTGGTCGCGTGCTTGTTCGGCGAGCTGTCGCAGCAGCCGACGTGGCCGCACTCGAGGCATAAGCGCAGGTGGACCCAATCGCTGCCCGTCTTCAAACATTCCTCGCAGCCTTCAGGCGTGCGCGGTTTCACATCCTTGATCTGGTCGATATGAGTGCACACCTCTGCCATACGCTATCCTATCAAAAGAACGGATTGTGTTCGCGCTCTTGCCCGATCGTCGACGGCGGGCCGTGACCGGGCAGCACGACCGTGTCGTCGGGCAGCGAGAAGATCTTGAGCTTGGTGGTGCGCAGCAGATCGTCGTAGCCGGTCATATCGCCGAAGATGCCGCCGACCGAGCCTGCGAACAGCGTATCGCCGGTGAACGCCGAACCCTGATAGATGAAGCAGATCGATCCATCCGTATGGCCGGGCGTATGGACGACGCGGATCGCGCCGTCGCCGAACGGCAGCGAGTCGCCGTCGCCGACGTTGAGCGCGCCGCGCGCCAGGTCGCCCAGCGCGGGCGCATCGAGCTTATGCACCGCGATGCGGGCGCTTGGAAACGCGGCCCGCAGGTCCGGCACACCGTCGATGTGATCCGCGTGCTTGTGCGTGACGAGGATATAATCGAGCTTGACCGGCGAGCGTTTGAGCGTCTGCACGATATTGGGGACGCTGCCGCCGGGGTCGACGAACGCCGCCAGCCGTTGCTGTTCGAGGATGACGAAATAGCCGTTGCTGGGATGCGGCTTGTTGACCTGATGCCCGATGTGCGAGGGCAACGGATTCTCGGCCGGACGCCAGCGCCCGAACGCGATGTCGGCGAGTTTGCCCGGATCAAGCCCCAAGGCGGTCGCGAGCGAGCGCGCCTCCGCCTCGGTCGGCGTGGCCGCATCTTTGGTGAATCGCTCGACGTGTGACGGATCGACGCCGGCGCTGACTGCGAGCTGTCCGAGCGGGATGCCTTTGGCGCGCGCCGTCTTGCGCACGATGTCCCCGAAAGTGTCCTCAAGGTCAAGTCTGACGATCATGCCGCCGCCCTTACGCTGCGGGCCTGCCGAATCCATTCGCGGGCCGGATTCACTCGGCCGCAGCGGGAGCTGGCGCGCCGCCACCGCGCGGGGTCGGCTTGAAAAACGGGATGATGATCATTGTGGCGATGAGCGCGAGCCCGAGCATGAGCGACGCGTCCTGGAAGCCTGCCGTGAACGCCTGCGCGTACAGTCGGCCCGAAAGCGCTGCCAGCGCCTGTTGCGACGCGGTGACCGCATCGGAGCCGCCGCGCGCGACAAAACCCCCGGCGATTTGCGCCAACTGAGCTTGTGTGACATGGGAATACTGCGTGATCGCTTCACCGAAGCGCTCGAAATGATAACGCTCGCGGTTGACCAAGAACGTCGCCAAGATGGCGATACCGAATGAGCCGCCCAGCGTGCGCGTGAGGTTGAAGAGCGATGAACCGTCGGCGCGCTCGTTCGGTTTGAGCGTGGTGAGCGAGATGGCGCCGATCGAGGTGAACATCAGTGGCAACGACGCGCCACGGAGGATCTGGATCCACATCAGCTCGCCGTAGCTGACGGAGAGATCGACGCGGCTTTGCAGGTACAGCGCGCAGGCGAAGATCGCCAGCCCCAAGCCGATGAGGATGCGCGCGTCCACGAACGACGACGCGCGCCCGACGATCGGGAACATCACCAGGCTCACCATCGCCGCGGGCAGCAGCAGCAGCCCGATCTGCAACGCCGTATAATGGAGCAGATCGCCGGTGAACAGCGGCACCAAGAACAGCATGCCGAACAGCGCGGCGCCGAGCATCGCGCCGGCGACCGAGCCCAGCGTGAAGTTGCGGTTCTTGAAGATGCGGATGTTGATGAGCGGATGGGGCTCGGTGAGCTCGACGAAGATGAACGCGACGAAGGAGAGCACCGAGACGAAGGTCATCCAGAAGATGAAGGGCGATTGGAACCAGTCGTCCTTTTGACCCTCTTGGAGCACGACTTGCAGCGTGCCGAGCCAGACCGCCACGAAAATCAGGCCCCATAGGTCGATCGGAGCGCCGGCGCGCTTCGCCGTCACCTCGCGATTCTCGTGGATGAACATGAAGGTGAAGAAGATCGAGAGCGACACCAGCGGCACGTTGACGAAGAAGATCCATGGCCATGACAGGGTGTCGGTGAGCCAGCCGCCGAGCGTCGGGCCGATGGCCGGGCCGAGCGTGGCGCCGATGCCGTAGAGCGCCGAGGCCATCGCGAATTCCTGAGGCGGGAACGCTTCGAGCAAGATCGTGAGCGACACCGGCAAGATGGCGCCGCCGCCGATGCCCTGCAAGATGCGGAAGAAGATGAGCGAGTTGAGGCTCCACGACAGTCCGCACAGCAGTGAAGCCACCACGAACACGACCTGACTGAACACGAAATAACGGCGCAGCCCGAAAATGCTGGACTGCCAACCCGTGGTCGGGATGATGATGACGTTGCTGATGAGATAGCCGGTGATGACCCAGTCGATCTCGTCCACGCCCGCGCCGAACGACGATTGCATGTTCGGGAGGGCGACGTTGACGATGCTGGCGTCGAGCACGGCCGTCAGCGCCGCCAGCATGACGGGGATGGAGATCAGCCACTTATTGCCGATCAGGCGCGACTGCATGGCGCGCTAGTGGTTGCTCGTGTCGACGGTGACTTCGGCGGATAGCCCCTGACGCAGCAGGTGGTTGGGATCCGACGATTGGTCGATCTTGATCCGCACCGGCACGCGTTGCACGACCTTGGTGAAGTTGCCGGTCGCGTTGTCGGGCGGGATCAGCGCGAACGTCGAGCCGGTCGCCGGCGAGAGGCTCTCGACAGTACCGCGGAACTTCTCGTGCGGGTAGGCGTCGACTTTGATGGTCGCCGGCTGGCCCACGCGCAGGTTGTTCATCTGCGTCTCTTTGAGGTTGGCGGTGACCCAGATGTTCTTCGGATCGACGATTGCCATGAGCGCTTGGCCCGGGTTGACGAAGTCGCCGACATTGACCGACCGCTTGCTCACGACGCCATCGACCGGCGCGCGGATGGT is a genomic window of Candidatus Eremiobacteraceae bacterium containing:
- a CDS encoding electron transfer flavoprotein-ubiquinone oxidoreductase encodes the protein MAQERDLLELDAVFVGAGPASLAGAIRLAQLYAEHNAAVKAGSKPGPELSTDNILVIDKARAIGDHGISGAVMDPRGMRELFGDFLAAGCPVESPVTSDALWFMTKGGHIKAPIQPPMMNNSGKYVASLNKLVKWLAEQAEKLGVQVFPEFPGQEILLDGERVIGVRVGDKGLDKNRQPKRNYEPGPDLIAKVTVLGEGPRGTLAKQLGRKLPQLTDGKHPQVYSIGIKELWQMPKGSTPAGQVIHTLGEPLDNDTFGGGFIYSMADDIWDVGFVVGLDYENPLLEPHAEFQKFKQHPSVAKLLSDGQMFRYGAKAIPEGGWFAMPRPYADGVLLIGDTAGMLNPLKLKGIHLAMKSGMLAAETIYEAIVKGDSSAAGLAPYQQRIESSWIRSDLYPARNFHQGFDAGRLAGLFNVSLGMITGGRGFGIHDRLPGKAGYERMEKLVDYFGRNVPGFERPVYDNKLTFNKLDDVFRSGTSHDEDSPCHLLVADTDVCATRCAAEYGNPCQYFCPAAVYEMIPAATGAPPIAKDGFADSGKRLQINFANCVHCKTCDIMDPYQIIDWVPPEGGGGPVYTGL
- a CDS encoding UBP-type zinc finger domain-containing protein; this translates as MCTHIDQIKDVKPRTPEGCEECLKTGSDWVHLRLCLECGHVGCCDSSPNKHATKHFHATKHPIVQSFQPGEDWRWCYIDEVVF
- a CDS encoding MBL fold metallo-hydrolase is translated as MDSAGPQRKGGGMIVRLDLEDTFGDIVRKTARAKGIPLGQLAVSAGVDPSHVERFTKDAATPTEAEARSLATALGLDPGKLADIAFGRWRPAENPLPSHIGHQVNKPHPSNGYFVILEQQRLAAFVDPGGSVPNIVQTLKRSPVKLDYILVTHKHADHIDGVPDLRAAFPSARIAVHKLDAPALGDLARGALNVGDGDSLPFGDGAIRVVHTPGHTDGSICFIYQGSAFTGDTLFAGSVGGIFGDMTGYDDLLRTTKLKIFSLPDDTVVLPGHGPPSTIGQEREHNPFF
- a CDS encoding DHA2 family efflux MFS transporter permease subunit, with amino-acid sequence MQSRLIGNKWLISIPVMLAALTAVLDASIVNVALPNMQSSFGAGVDEIDWVITGYLISNVIIIPTTGWQSSIFGLRRYFVFSQVVFVVASLLCGLSWSLNSLIFFRILQGIGGGAILPVSLTILLEAFPPQEFAMASALYGIGATLGPAIGPTLGGWLTDTLSWPWIFFVNVPLVSLSIFFTFMFIHENREVTAKRAGAPIDLWGLIFVAVWLGTLQVVLQEGQKDDWFQSPFIFWMTFVSVLSFVAFIFVELTEPHPLINIRIFKNRNFTLGSVAGAMLGAALFGMLFLVPLFTGDLLHYTALQIGLLLLPAAMVSLVMFPIVGRASSFVDARILIGLGLAIFACALYLQSRVDLSVSYGELMWIQILRGASLPLMFTSIGAISLTTLKPNERADGSSLFNLTRTLGGSFGIAILATFLVNRERYHFERFGEAITQYSHVTQAQLAQIAGGFVARGGSDAVTASQQALAALSGRLYAQAFTAGFQDASLMLGLALIATMIIIPFFKPTPRGGGAPAPAAAE